TAGCTTTAGCCATTTTACCAATGCTTATTAACCATCTAAAAAGAGACTTTATAATGAGTAGACATTAATTTTCAAAGTTAGTATTCTTACCTGGGGGATTCTTGTAAGCAAAAGTACATTAACAGACAAATGACAAGGGGAGCTGAAGTCACAATAGCTAATAAACGCCAGTTATTGCACCATAATGCAATCCAAGGCAGCAAACAAGCAGCAGGCAGAAAGCAGATAGTCAATGAGAAATTTGTTACTGCGGGTCGATACTTTGAAGGCAGGCATTCCATCACTGTACTCATattagaaacaaataaaataaatatagtacgCAACTTTAAACTCACTTAGAACATACACGGGAATACAACAGTTATTGAGTGCCAGACCCACAACAAATCTAGTGATGGAAAACCAAAGGAAACTGTTACAAAAGGCGCTCAGAAGACCTCCAATGAGAGCACAAAGATTGCTCAACATGACAGCTGGCAAACGTCCCCAATGATCTGCAGCATAACCGAAGATAAGGCCGCCTACAATAGAACCCAGAAAGTAAATGGTAACCGAATAAGGACCGAGATGATCATTTTGGCACACCCAGTTGTACTGTGTGGCAATGGACTCGTAAGGCACTTGCTCCTTGTCGTAAATCCAAACCTTGCATGGTTTCTGTGGCCAATTTTCATCTGCTGTGGTTAAGTTTCTGTCTAATGCTTCCGTGTAGTTTGTATCGtacataaaacatttattgtaTTCGTCTTTTACTTTGGGTATGCCTAGCTTCAGTTGCTCTTCTTTTGATAGATCTTGCAGTTCGGCAATGCGACACCAATGATCATTTGGCACAACGATTAAAAAGATTTGCGTAAAGTAGATAAAAGCCCAAAGGAAGAAGAATGGTATCAAATAGACTACTAGGCGTTTTTGATACAAGCCAAACTCTCCCATATAGGGTAGGAATTCATCAAAGCTTAAGCAGTTTTCTTTATCTTTACTTGCTGGCGCTCGATTTCcttccatttaaaaaattctatttgGCGCCTACTTAAAGTATTAGAAAAacgataaatttaaaaacgatAAATAATGTAACGAACTAATTTATCGACTAGCCACCCCAACGGATATTATATGCTGCTCCAAAACTATCGATACATCGTTGGTTCATGGTTCGGTTCACTCACTCACAAGTTCATTTGGCGCCAaagtaacaaatatttattaagagCAACAAGTTGTGCggtttatattattattgcaaattaaaagccaTGGATGAATTGGCGCAGTTGCGCAAACGCATTACAACTTCATTTAAGTTGTGCGGTTTTCTTATACGTTCCGAGAACAGCAACTTTCTCGCGGAGCAGCTGATACCCTTTGAGCCCGCCGAGCGCGAAAAATGGATGACGGTCATTACAGAGAATCTACAGGGACAAAAACTATCAACCCCCCACGTCGAACGGGAATCACTAGAAAAAGCCATTAACGAGTTAAATCGCGTTGGCCTGGACGAAGGTGAAACCGTATTTTCGGTCATCGATGCCTTCACTGTGCCTCGCTATCGCTACAATACGCGAATCAAGAAATTTGAGCGGGATACGCAACCAAGACGCCTCCTCACCCAACCTCGCATGAAATCGGATTATCTGCAGCAGCGCTATGCCATGTTGTTGCAGAAAACCCTGCGACACGATCTCTTCGCACCCGCTGTCATACAAGATGGAGTTGCAGCTGAAGCACAGAcgaagaaattcaaattgcagtATGCTGAGAATTTGTTGGCCACCTCGAATATGAAGGAAGCTGTGGTGCTGGGCTTGCTTACCCAGCTTAAGGAGGGTAAATTCTATGTGGAAGATCCAACGGGCAGCGTGCAACTCGATCTGAGTGGCGCTCGCTTTCATGCTGGCTTCTTTTGCGAGGGTTGCTTTGTGCTCGCCGAGGGCAGCTATGCGAATGGTGTGCTCAAGGGTTAGTATGAGATCGACGGCATATTCCGCTAAATAATCCAATTGTGTGCTTTACAGTTGATGGTCTGGGCTTTCCACCCGCTGAGGTGGCGAGCAGCAGTCGTGCCTTCTTTGGAACTGGAAACACTTGGGGCGGCGAGTCCGCCAAGCTGCTAAAATATTCACCGCGTCTGCAGGAATTGGAGCGAACAAATACAGAGACTACACTCGTATTTCTCTCCGATGTGCGTCTTGATTTACCTGTAGTGATGGAGAAACTACGTCAACTCTTTGTGGGCTATGATTCGTGTCCACCTCAGGCTATTGTGCTCATGGGTCCGTTTACCGCGAGCACACGCAATCATCACGAGCTGCGTCATCACTTGGATGCGCTGGGTGCTTTGGCCGCTGGTTGTGAGCAGTTGAAAAAGCAAACGGATATCATACTGGTGCCTTCGACCGAGGATCCCACTGCACCCAACATATTTCCACGTGCTCCACTACCAGAATGCTTGGCCGCTGGTCTGCTCAAGGCCTGGCCACGCACCCAATTGGCCACGAATCCTTGCCGGCTGCAGTATTGCACCCAACAGATTGTGGTGTGTCGTCTGGATTTGATGGCCAAGTTTTGCCGGAACACGTTGCATTTCCCGCCAGACACCGAGCACATTGAACAGCATTTTGCACGCACGCTTGTCTGTCAGAATCATCTGGTGCCCATACATCCCATTGCGATGCCCGTGCACTGGGATTACGATCCCGCACTGTGGCTTTACCCCTTGCCCGATCTCATTGTCATGGCGCGATTCGTGTCAGAGTTTTGTTAGTACTCAACATGGCTGCACGGTGTTGAACACCGGCTCCTTTGTCAAGTCGAAGTTTGCGTTCAAGGTTTATATACCGGCGACACGCAGCATCGAGGACTCGGAAATACCCGGCGACATGGAGTTGGCCTAGAGAACGCTTCGTGTTGCCatctaaaataatattaagttgTACTCTACTCTACCCTATTTTGTGCTCGTTGGTAAGTTGAATATACTTTGTATACTTCTTGTATCTATTTAAGTTGCGAGAGAGTTTCACATGTTGCGTGTTGCCCACCCAAGCAACTCCCAGGCGTGTTTGCCAGTTGATAAGCGACATccacatcgtcgtcgtcatatGCGGCACAGCATGTGTTCCACAATcggttatttttttctttatttcttggCTGCTGACGCGCCTCGCAATCTGCTTTTTACTACGCTCGTCTCGTCTCTCGACGTTTGAGACCGTGTTTGGGGGTTGTCTATTATTTTTCATGACTTAAAGCCGATTTGCAAAAGAAGAATATTGTTGCCAGCAGCAGTCGACACTTAGCGTGCCGGTGGAAATTCAATTTCccagctacacacacacacacacactttcacacACTCAGTGATATAAAGAGCTGGCAGCTGAATCGGCAATTTTGTTAATGCGTTTGACCTGAGGACATCAATTGCCCTCGTTTTGTGACATTGCTCGAACGGAAAAATCGTTTTTTAAGACATCATTAGCTGCTGCTTGGCCAGCAAGAAGGACACTAGGGATGTCCTGGCTACTattgatttatgatttatttatactatGATAGTGTCCACATAGTACataacacatatatatttctctccttctctttgtGTATCAATTTCCAAATTCGATTGCCAGGGCGTTGCAGCTGAGTGGGCGTGTCCACTCCCCAAAAATACTCTACTCTAGTTTGTGCTGTCGTTTGTTTTTCATTCTCTTTTCCGTTCGCCCTTTGGGGCAAGTGAGATGGGGGCAAGGGATGTGGCGACAATCTTGCTTCTGCTTCATTTAACTGGTACACTTGGaacttttgaaaaatttaaatattgtttgtggctgctgccacTGAAATTGGCGAAGTGGAgcaataacataaaatatatttttatctctGCTggtcattattttttatgctcACCCGCAGTTGACACCCATTATATAGTTGCGCACAGCATtccccccttttttttgtattcccCTCTCGGACAGAAGTCGATTAATGCAATCGCTGATGCGGAATATACAAAGCTGTTTATGGGCATTCATGGCCCCATTGGCTCATCATCAATCAGTGTCACAGCTGCGCCTCGAGTGGCCCATGTCCAACTCCAATCAACGAtcaaagctgaaactgaatGGGTTACTTATGTACATTCATCATCCACCTTGACAACTCTTTCGTACACACATCCTGTtccaatcacacacacaagatGCGTTCAAGTGCATGTCCTGTGGTTATTTCGCAATTGTCTTGTTGTTAGCATATCCTTCACTGATTTACCAATGCGGCCAAGTGGCCATATGTCTGTTGTCCCTTCTCATCAGCTACAAACAGGGCAGCTTTTGTGGTGTCACTTTTCATTTTCGCATACCCTGCAGTTGTTGCAAATAAAAGGGGTAGATTAATTGTGGTTGTTCAACATATCATAGATAAAGCACAACTACGGACTACTAACTACTAACTTTTCAAGCTCGAAAATTAATTCTATAGAATAATGTCTAAGCGAgggataaaatatataaaaataaaaaaattataattgaaaataaattaatgtaaagTTTAAGAAAGtaccaaataaaacataaaatatggGTTGCTTAcctatgtattttaaataataaaattaatttagtgCTTATATATGAAACATGACCAATAAAGTcaacatataaataatgtacaattaaaagaaaatatgattTCATTTATACACTAGAATGAATTTTAACTGTCTTAAGTATTTTGTTGTccgtttttaaataaagataaaaaataCGTCCTACttgcagttaaaaaaaatgtacgaCATATAGATATATGGTCCTAAAAAATACATTCTACTGGATAAGTGTGTAGTTTAATATATCTATtgattagaaataaaataaaaataatagaattcTTAATTGCTtctaagtatttttaaaaatgtaatccaaatcattttatttttgttgtattttattttatttctctaaTGTTATCATAGCGACAAAGCTAgatattagtttattttatttcctaGTAAGAACATTTTTGTGGGACagtaagttttatttaatggaTCCTGGATTGTTCGTATGAATTTGTATGCctactatatttataaagtttatgtatatatttttcttctcATGAATGAAGCGCTACTTGGTGccattaaaattcattatacTCAATCCTTaacaaatattccaaattcaaattctatttatgaggaaaattcattcatatttttttatttattttaacaagAACTTGGCTATGTACCCACAAAATAAGATTCAACAACTCATTCGTGGCTATATCACATTGAAATCAAACcttaattattcatttatttaacatcGATTATGTTTATCCATTCGCACACATTGAAAAGAGGATTGCCACAATCCGTGTTTCCTCCCCTGATTTTTTTTATCGCATATGGTCAAAGGTTTGTGGTTGGGCACTTTGAAACCAACTCATCAGCTGGAAAATCAAACGCAGCCATTGTTTGTGTGAACTTCATTGTTTTATGCATTGCACACAGAATGGAGAAGCTTATTAACTTTTTATGCAGTCGACAAATGATGCGCTTACTTTGGTTGGCTTTACATGTGGCATAAAACTTTAATAGGGTTATCAGCAACTATGTTTGGAGCTTGCCACCATAAAAGGGACTCGAAATAAACTGGTCTCAATGGACTCGTAAATCCGAAGCAATTGTCACAACttcataaaaattcatttgtcGAGTTGGAAGTTGCAAGTTGAGGGCGACaatgttgctggttgttggtgGACGTGTGTCAACATTTACGCCTCAATTATCAGTCGCTCACATATGAGAGAGAGTTGAGTCGATAATTTGTTGAGCATGTCCTGGACACTTGCAGACCACCCAGTGAGGACATCAGCCTGGCCAATCCCCAAAACCCAATCACAGCTCAGTGCTAACTGCTtagctttgctttggctttgtggCAGTGTCAAGGACACGTGTCGGCCATTAATTTACTGAGCAGCTTTATCTGCGATTTGGTTGCGCATTGCCAGTCTGAAGGACTCGGTGAGTCCTTCTGGCACGTGCCGCTTTTGGCaaatcaaatgtttttattatttaaagcgACAAACGTTGTGGCATTTTATTGTCTTCCTCCAGCCGATAACAAAACtacaacgtcgacgacgacggcagGACAAATTACAGTCAAGCCACATCCTGTCCGCCATTGTCCTCCGCAAATTGATAACGAATTGCACCTTGGGGACATCAGCATCAGTAGCAACGATGCTGCTTTGCGGCTTTTGTGtcttaatgaaaataaagtgataaattttaattgatttcactTTAGTCCTTGACTTCTTTAGCTTTTTTGTTGCGGCTTTCTCAGTGGATAACATCGCTTACATTTCTTCCTCTATTACTCTATtattctatctctctctctctatatatatatatatctttagtCGTGCTCTGGCTGAAATTCGCCTCATTAGCCAAGTAGAATGCATCAAGATAATACCTGAATGTTTgacataattgaattttttaatgtttctgCTCATTAGTAATCCTAAGGCTAATGCTCATTTCTTAGCtctgtaatatttttaagatttgGATTGGTGTACAGTGTTTCATGGGACAGAACAAACGTTGTCTgtagtttctttttaattaatgtattttgtaatttgtttaatattctTAAGATCAATTGTAGATTGACACTAACGAATGTAAAGGAATTGATTTCATATATTACGCATTGTTGagtttatttgaaattttagtAAGAGTGAACTGTCTTGAAATTATGCTTTTagagttttaaattttgttgtacagATTTATGCTTTTTGAATTTCTATTccatgttatttatttatctgtaGTTTAgcttaataatttttggaTTACCCATTTTCTGCCGGTcactttcatttctttatattattgcaaattaatatagttgaatttgttttgcatgatttatttatttttttacctACAAAATTCACTAATCTTAATCCTTAAAATTTCAAGTTCATTTTGCTGACTTTCTTCCTGTATTGATATTCCGAATATAgccatcggtatatttttctattttttcgttatataatattaatttggtaatattttagaatatcgTTTTATTGGAATTTGGTTGTGGACACACTCGACTTTCTAACTTCTTATTATATTACTACATAATAATTTCGcctttaaatttgaatgatttcaacatttattaaatttagaatCTTTAAGATTATAAACTTACCTAATCGCTGCCAAATAGATCAAGTCAAAGAATTTTAAGTTCttgaatacatttaaaaagaaaCCCTTTCCAGAAAACTCttttgcaaagcaaataaatcaattaaaatataatcaatGTGCGtccatttaaatgaataacttGTTTGATAAGTAAAAGCGTCTATTGCCATGTTTCATTTGTGAAGTTTAACTTATCTGGCAACTTTCTTGCAGCCTAAACTCTTTTTGGGGTTccatatttcaaattgattgcttttaatttaaaactggGCATAAATCATGAAATGCCTGGTCGCACAGGTTTCCCCTCTTCTCTTCCCTCCCCCGGGCTTCTCTTGCTGCTCTCTGTCTGCCTTTAAAACAAAAGCTCCTTCAGCATTGTCAGCACAATGCAGGCGACATAAGCCGATTTCAGATATCTGCAGCTCAAAACTGGACACGCCACAACCCATATacctccccttccccttcctctccttctctatctctctctcggATGTCTGTTcccaaaaatgtaaaaattatcATCAACGCACAAGTGGCTTGTACTTGTCACAGCTCGTCGCTTTCCTCCCCCGCTCACCTCTGTAGCTGTGGatggcaaaatattttcattgtgtTTCAGCAGATTTTCAACACGAAAGTTTTTCGGTAGGGGTTGAAAATTGGtttgttttcctttatttttttattttttagaggGAGGTAAAACCGTTCTGAAATGCGATTACCTGCGTTTGCctatttgtatttggtttggtttggcttGGGTTGTTGCCTCCCCCAGGGGCATGCGGCATGCTAATCGACTTTTGTGTTGGGTTCGGACCATAAATATGAGAtttataagtgtgtgtgagatttATAGAGTGTGCTTGCCATTGGCTGTTGATTGAATTTGCTTTGCAACTgtccaactccgactccaactccaactccaactctagTTTCGCAGGTGACATATTCCTGTCTCGTGGCTGACAAGTGTTAACGCctgctttttgtttgatgATCTCTCACTGTGCCGCAGCACTTCACATAATTGCTAAAAAACTTAAGCTGCGTGAAATCCCAAGTTTCAATTTAACGCGCTTCTGATTCCGCACCGGGATTTGTGGTCAGAGACGTTcattctccctctctttttgttttttgttttgttgtgcacttgtcattttgttattgttgcaaatCTTATCTAGTTTTGATTACAAAACCGTCCGTCAAGTGTCAGCCATCAACCACTTGGACACTAAGCAGCTGCGTCTGCCGCGAGAGCGCAACACAACGTAATATTAAATGTGGCAGTTCGAAATTCGATATCGAATTTTCGAAAATGGGGGACAAACATGCTGGGCATGCGCCTCACATGCAAAGGGGCGTGTTTTTTGCGTGTTGTGGGCAGTGAGcgccaatggcaaaaaccaaaatggagtcgagttgagttctGTTGATTGGGGCTGCACaatggctgtggctgtggcggGTTGCACATGAAAATAGCACATATGTGTCGACTGCGATTGCTGCCCAAGATTGCTGCCAAAAAACACAGAGaggaaaaaaagaacgaaaatgGCGGCAGCGTTGAACGTCGAGCATCGAGCGACGTTGACGCTATCGCTTGCAGGCAACATACGTGTGTACTCGGAACAACATGTGTGATATGTGCCCCGCCGTAtggaggcaacaacaacaataacaacaacaacaagaagaacaacagcaaccggaGCAGCTCCcttccagctgctgctgctgctggaggcGTCCATATGTAAGCTTCTACATACGATGCGGCGTAAATAAACAGACTGTCTTTGTATATGGCGCTGTCAGACTTTCTACTCTTCCtcgctcttcctcttcttcagCTCCCTCTTTTCTCCTTTCTAAACATTTGTGTGCTTTGAGTGCGCGCGCTTTACTTATTATGGCTCTCCTTTTGGTTGCCCGGAAGTGACGCTTAAGTTGAATGACTGTTGCTCAATCAAACTTGATGAGCCACTGCCTATTTTGGCCATTGGGCTAAAGAGTTTTCGCCTTTCCTCTCTTTTATatgctttcttattttttttttgtgctcaacATTTTCTTTAGCTTTGACTCTTGGCTTGATTTATGTTTCGTTGCCTGGTGATTGATGAGCTGCTTCACCAGTTTTTGGCCACTATTCATAACTGACCATCCGGACTCAGCCTTTTCGTTTGTTTACCGGCTTACAAATTGCGTTTAACTACCAAATGTAAAGGGAAGGGACTGGGAAGTTAAGTAGTGAGAACAATGAATTTGTGTGCTTAACTACgagcatttaataattttagtcGTTGTCGTGGTGtgtaatcaatcaatcattctCTGCGAATATGTATTTGCTTGTCTTCAATCAAGATCTCTATCGGTTTTACTGGGATTTAAGGCATTGTGGGATTAATGTCGAATTTGCTAAGTAAAgtcaataaacaaacataagaatttaataacattatgTTTACAAGATAATAAGATAAGAGATTAATAAATCTAATtagaataatgaaataaataacttCTGATAAactattacaaataataatataaataaatataattataatgaataatataatataaataatacttaatataataatataaagctaaattattaaatttctgcCATCAAATAAGAGTTAAGATCTATTTATCTATCTATAGTCTTCACGGGGTTTAATTCATCTCGAAATTAGCAAATAAATGGTTACGAAATTTTAAGAGCGAACTTACCtttgaatataataacatTATGTTTAAGTggacaaaatattaaaaaaattatctaCAATCTACGATAGTATAGTGTATATAGGAAACTTTTATAAGACattgtttaacaatttttgacacacctttaaatttgtttcgaATTATGATACTGCATTTAAAGAACTATGACAACACAAGTGTTTCTGTCTATTAAAGACCgaaaacaaagtaaattaattatctaaaaaataaaataaattctgcTATGAGAAATCTCTATCCATCTTTTACattcttatttatattatattttattattatattttaaattttttcggAGTTAAATTCAATTCTCATTGTTTACCAAAGTATAAATTCGAaggtttttgtttaaaatataattatttattattttttcaattattatgtgaactttaaataaaattattactaCTTCGAATttggtttatatttatattattaactacatattcttattttacagtattttttatgctttcaagtttgttttataactttttcaGTCTTTGtatgcttaaattcattttatactacaaattttttaacttCTAACAGGATTCTTATTTCATtgttgatatatatttttattttacagcatatatttgttactttttgttaaaatatatatttttgagttgTATCTTTAACCCCATTTGCTACTACTAAGTTTCTTGTTTGCAACTCTTGCTTTAGTTTCGTTGTAACACGTTTCGGTAATTATTCAAACTGATTAGACGACGACCATAAAAAGTGAATGCTCAAAAGTCTTATCAGTTGGGCTTTTACGAGTGCGcgcttcgttttttttatcaGCGACTTTGTAATTTAGACGCTTGCCGCGTGACTTTGTCGAGCAGGTTGCGTAAAAAGCGAAGGAGAAGGAGCAACGCGGCTTAGCGTTTGTATATCAATTACGGAACGTTTAAGGTGTGGTTACCCcaacagagacacacacacacgcacacagggAGAGACAGCTCCCCAAAAAATTCAGTGACAATGCTGCAGTTACTCAGGCATAAAGTGATTTCAACAATATTTCGCTTAAAAGATTCAAATCGCGCGcaaagagcgagcgagagcaGGAAGAGTGACAATAACAAAGCAGAACatgagaaaatataaatacgcATACGACAAGTGCGAAGGGGGGTGATAGAGGGGGACGGACTATGGAGCATAGGGAAGAGGAACCAGAGGGAAACGCACGCGACAGAAGGAAACGGATACGCTCGAAGGGGTTGCAAACAGATTCAAAATTTCCAACCACATATGACAATGCTCCACAGTGGCACCCCTCCATACGCTTCCTTGCCCCTGCCCCCTGTCCCCTGCCTCCTGCTCATTCCCCTCAACAAAAAGCGCAGAAGAAATCGGCAAAGcgaatattcaaatttttgccccGCTTTTGTAGGGAGCACTCGACGAAGGATGCGGGACGAAGGACGCAGGACAAGCGACAGGCAAATGGTGGCCAACTAACTGTTTGCCTCCATTtttggagtttttttttccgCGTGCTTACAACGGAAGCAACGCATGTGCTGCCCGTGGAGGAGGGGCAGGAGGGCGACGGGGAACGGGGTCTGGCGGGGAATGCGAGTATTGTCGTCCTTATGCCAAGGGTCGTCAAGCGCGAACATTTGcataatcaaataataaaaatttgcataattttattttttacgaTTCGCTCTCGCTCcactctttttctttctcgcCCGCAAATCGGTTTCAGTTTCTAGTTTTCAGTTTGTCAGTTGCCAGTTTTCAGTTTGGCTATTTTGTGTCTGCCTTTAAGTACAGAGcttatatatgtgcatataatGTTACCGTTATCTGTCTCGCTTTTGCCCCGCAAAACTTTCCTCCACATAAACACAAAATGGTGTCAATATTTATTGGCGAACCTGTTTGTTATCGCT
This is a stretch of genomic DNA from Drosophila albomicans strain 15112-1751.03 chromosome 3, ASM965048v2, whole genome shotgun sequence. It encodes these proteins:
- the LOC117570097 gene encoding carcinine transporter isoform X2 produces the protein MEGNRAPASKDKENCLSFDEFLPYMGEFGLYQKRLVVYLIPFFFLWAFIYFTQIFLIVVPNDHWCRIAELQDLSKEEQLKLGIPKVKDEYNKCFMYDTNYTEALDRNLTTADENWPQKPCKVWIYDKEQVPYESIATQYNWVCQNDHLGPYSVTIYFLGSIVGGLIFGYAADHWGRLPAVMLSNLCALIGGLLSAFCNSFLWFSITRFVVGLALNNCCIPVYVLISTRSNKFLIDYLLSACCLFAALDCIMVQ
- the LOC117570094 gene encoding LOW QUALITY PROTEIN: DNA polymerase epsilon subunit 2 (The sequence of the model RefSeq protein was modified relative to this genomic sequence to represent the inferred CDS: deleted 1 base in 1 codon); amino-acid sequence: MDELAQLRKRITTSFKLCGFLIRSENSNFLAEQLIPFEPAEREKWMTVITENLQGQKLSTPHVERESLEKAINELNRVGLDEGETVFSVIDAFTVPRYRYNTRIKKFERDTQPRRLLTQPRMKSDYLQQRYAMLLQKTLRHDLFAPAVIQDGVAAEAQTKKFKLQYAENLLATSNMKEAVVLGLLTQLKEGKFYVEDPTGSVQLDLSGARFHAGFFCEGCFVLAEGSYANGVLKVDGLGFPPAEVASSSRAFFGTGNTWGGESAKLLKYSPRLQELERTNTETTLVFLSDVRLDLPVVMEKLRQLFVGYDSCPPQAIVLMGPFTASTRNHHELRHHLDALGALAAGCEQLKKQTDIILVPSTEDPTAPNIFPRAPLPECLAAGLLKAWPRTQLATNPCRLQYCTQQIVVCRLDLMAKFCRNTLHFPPDTEHIEQHFARTLVCQNHLVPIHPIAMPVHWDYDPALWLYPLPDLIVMADSCQSFVSTQHGCTVLNTGSFVKSKFAFKVYIPATRSIEDSEIPGDMELA
- the LOC117570097 gene encoding carcinine transporter isoform X1 encodes the protein MEGNRAPASKDKENCLSFDEFLPYMGEFGLYQKRLVVYLIPFFFLWAFIYFTQIFLIVVPNDHWCRIAELQDLSKEEQLKLGIPKVKDEYNKCFMYDTNYTEALDRNLTTADENWPQKPCKVWIYDKEQVPYESIATQYNWVCQNDHLGPYSVTIYFLGSIVGGLIFGYAADHWGRLPAVMLSNLCALIGGLLSAFCNSFLWFSITRFVVGLALNNCCIPVDGMPAFKVSTRSNKFLIDYLLSACCLFAALDCIMVQ